Below is a genomic region from Acidimicrobiales bacterium.
GCCCGAGGGCGTGGAGATGGTCATGCCCGGTGACAACGTCGAGATGACCGTCGAGCTCATCAACCCGATCGCCATGGAAGAGGGCCTCCGCTTCGCCATTCGCGAAGGTGGCCGCACCGTGGGGGCCGGTCGGGTGATCAAGATCCTGAAGTAGCACTCGGGGGGCTCCGCCCCCCGAGGACCCCCCGAAAAGCGAAAAGCAAAGAGCAGGGAACCCCCATGGCGGATGCCAAAGGACAGAAGATCCGGATCAGGCTCAAAGCCTACGATCACGAGATCATCGACCAGTCGACGAAGAAGATCGTCGAGACGGTCGTGCGGACCCAGGCGAGGGTTCGGGGGCCCGTTCCGCTCCCCACAGAGATCCACCGCTACTGCGTGATCCGGTCGCCCCACATCGACAAGGACTCCCGCGAGCACTTCGAGATGCGCATCCACAAGCGCCTCCTCGACATCCTGGAGCCCTCCCCCAAGACCGTCGACTCCCTCCAGCGGCTCGAGCTGCCGGCCGGCGTCGACATCGAGATCAAGATCCAGACGGCCTAGCCCGTCCCGACCCTCCGGGGGTCGGTCGATCTCTCCGGCAGAGCCGCCCCTCGGGGCGGCTCCGTCGCGCCCGGGGCGCGTCAGCTGCCGGCGGTGAAGGCGCGGACGGTGGTGATGGTGTCGGCGTCGGCGGCGTCCTTGTCGGGGCGGTAGCGGACGACCCGGGCGAAGCGGAGGGCCACGCCGCCGGCGTAGCGGGTGGAGCGCTGGACGCCGTCCAGGGCGATCTCGACCACCAGCTCGGGCCGGACGTGGACCACGCCGGTGCGGGGGCCTCCCCAGCTCTCCTCCCGCACGGCCCGGGCCAGCAGGGCCTCGGTCTGCCAGGCCAGCAGCTCATCGGTGAGGCCCTTGAACGTCTTGCCCACCATCACCAACCCGTCGCCCCGGTCGGGGTCGCCGGGGCCGGGCTGGCCGTCGTCACCGGTGTCGGCCCGGGCCCCCAGGTGGAGGTTGGACAGCCAGCCCACCCGGCGGCCGCTGCCCCACTCGGCAGCCAGCACCACCAGGTCGAGGGTGTGGACCGGCTTCACCTTGCGCCAGGCCTTGCCCCGCCGGCCGGCCTCGTAGGGCGACGTCGCCGCCTTCACCACCACTCCCTCGTGGCCGGCGGCCAGGGCGTCGTCCAGCACCTGGGCCCCGGCCACCGGGTCGTCGGTGACCACGTGGGGCACGGTCCAAGCCTCGGCCACCTCGACCAGGAGCCGCCGCCGCTCGAGGAGGGGAGCGTCGACCAGGTCGATGCCGTCCCGGTGCAGCAGGTCGAAGAACCAGGGGCGGGCCGCGGCCCCACCGGCAACCGCTCCCTCCTGGCCGGGGCCGCCGGTCGCCGTCTCCGGGCCGGCCCGCGGGTGGTTCTCGGCCGCCGCGGCTGGCGCCCCGTCCCGCCCGTCCCCGCCCCCGGTCGCCTGGTCGGCGGTCCCACCGGCTCCGCCGGGGTCACCGGCCGGCACGTCCCGGCTGACGGTGCTGGCCGTGTCCTGGAAGGGGACCGGGCGCCCGGCCGGGTCCACCAGCAGGACCTCGCCGTCGAGGACGAGCTGGCCGGCGGGCAGGCCTCGCACCACCTCGACCACCTCGGGCACCCGGGCGGTGATGTCGTTGAGGTTGCGGGTCACCACCAGCACGTCGTCGCCCTGCCGGTGGGCCTGGATGCGGATGCCGTCCAGCTTCCAGTCGACCA
It encodes:
- the tuf gene encoding elongation factor Tu (EF-Tu; promotes GTP-dependent binding of aminoacyl-tRNA to the A-site of ribosomes during protein biosynthesis; when the tRNA anticodon matches the mRNA codon, GTP hydrolysis results; the inactive EF-Tu-GDP leaves the ribosome and release of GDP is promoted by elongation factor Ts; many prokaryotes have two copies of the gene encoding EF-Tu); protein product: PEGVEMVMPGDNVEMTVELINPIAMEEGLRFAIREGGRTVGAGRVIKILK
- the rpsJ gene encoding 30S ribosomal protein S10; the protein is MADAKGQKIRIRLKAYDHEIIDQSTKKIVETVVRTQARVRGPVPLPTEIHRYCVIRSPHIDKDSREHFEMRIHKRLLDILEPSPKTVDSLQRLELPAGVDIEIKIQTA